GCGCCGTGCGGGGTTCGGCACGAGGTTGCGATTCGGTGAGAGTTGTCGAGAAGAACCGACTGGCGACGCCGGTCTGCCAGGCTCGTCGATGAAGGCCGCCCTGGAGCGCGGCGTTGACGCCGAGCTGACCGGACCTCTCGGGTCGAGGCCGGTGACTTGGGCCGGCGTATCGACGACGAGCCGCGTAACGGCGACGGCGCCAAGACCGCTGCGCGACGCTACCTTGCCTGTCGGCCTTCACTTAGACGGGTTCAATCTGCCGATCTCGCAGTGGACACCGCTTCGATTCGTCCACACCGCCACGCCACCTCGGAGTTCCGGATGGAGCGGGGCGGACCCGCCTTCAGGCACGGGCCACTGAACGTGGTGGTGTCCAGCGAGTTGGTCTTGTACGAGTTCCGCGACCGCCGCCGTCGCGGCCTCCTCGTCCGTCTCGGCGCCGTGGAACCCGTTGCCGACGAGGAAACCCGAGACCCCATCCGATTCGCTGAGCGGCAGAATGCCCAATGCGATGTAGCCGTTGCCAAGGTATTCGAAGGACCACCCGACCCCATCTTGGTCGAACGACGGAGTGAGTCCCGCGAGATCGCGAGTCACGCGGCATGCCGCGGCTGACCACACCCCAGGGAGCCGGGGGTACGTTGCGTTCAAAGACAAATCCGACCCCTTACGCCCTGAAATCGATTGCGGTGTCGACTCGCCCTGGCTGCAGACCTGTCTTTGTCATCACTTGGAACGTGCATGCGCTGCGGAGCTGATGCAGTACGTCCGGCCGATAATTGAGACTCGAGTGCAGCAGGTAGTCTGCGGGAATACAGCTGTGGTCGTCACGGTATCCACCGATCGGCGAGATGGTGGTGGTGCACGCCATCTTGTTCGCCCAGACGATCGATTGTACTGACGGCTGCAGCTTCAGACTCCACATGAAGCGCTTGGCGCCAGGGTCGACTTGTGCGGTGAACCTGGCGACGCTGTTCTGGTGTTCCCAGTATTGCGATCCAGTCCGAAAGTCGTGATACGCGGGGGCCGGTGGCGCCGCCGTCGCTTCTGACAAACCGACTGCGGAGGCCAAGCCGACAGCAGCCAAGAGCGTTGAAGTCAGGACTCCAAGTCTCTGTCGTGCGGTGATCATCGTGTTTCCTTCGTTCTGGGGGGGTCGATCAGATCCATGCCGCACGGCACGCCCATCACGGCGAGTAGCAGGGTCGAAGCGGGTCGCATCGTCACTCCGGATTCGCTTGGGTTCTGTCGAGTTGAGCTCCGGTGTGGAGCTCAAAGCAACGGTAGGAGTGTGAGGTCGACGCTTGGAGAGTACGAATCTCAAACGTGCAGGTAGAGAAGGGAAATCGAATTCTGGTTCAGAATTCTTCGGACCTGCGATCTGGGAAGGTGCCGAATCCTGTTCGGATCGATGTGGCCGGTGTCGGCGTCTCGCCCACGCTTTGGACGGGGGTCTGAGCGATTTCCATCCGGGTCGCGGTGGCGGGTGACTGCTCGGCCACGCCGGGGACACGATGCCCCATTGTCGATGAGTTCGTTCGGGTAGTCGGTGTCAACCGACTCGGCCGGTGCCGGAGACCAGTCGGTGCTCGTTCGGCGGCCGCTGCCATGGTGAGCACGGGATCGGCGAAATGCACCCGCGTTTCCGCTCTCGCGCGAATGTCGCGTGGCCCGAGTGTTCCTTGCCGCGATCCCGCGTCAGTGCTATCGGGGTTGCTCGGGCTGCTTCGTCACCGACGCGCCGTATTCATCACGACCGCTTTGCGCCCGCCCAGCGGTAGCGACTTCTCACGTACGGCTTCTCGCGCCGGCCTTCCATCGTGGCAGGTGCATCGGCAGCGTCGAACGACCTGCGGTGCGTGACGAAGGTGCCGATCGCGGGGCGGCCCGTTCCGATGTTCAGTTCGCCCTCCCCATGGTCGGGGCGCGCGGTCGACGACTGGAAGCGCGCCGAGTACGAGGTCTGGCCGTCATGTCACCCTGCGCGTTGCTCCGTGATCGGGCTCGCGGCCAGAGCACAGGTGCGTGAGCAGCGTGTGCTTGGGAGAAACCGTCCAGAAACTCTGGGCCGGATCGCGCATCCGGTCGCGCGGCGTCCAGTGGAGTCGCGCGACCGGATGGGTATCGTCCGGGGTGTCAGCTCCGCTTGGCGCGGATCGCCTCGAAGACCGACGGATCCACCAGCGTCGAGGTGTCGCCGAGTTCGCGGCCCTCGGCGACGTCCTTCAGCAGCCGGCGCATGATCTTGCCCGAGCGCGTCTTGGGCAGCTCGGGCACGATGTTGATCTCGCGCGGCTTGGCGATCGGCGAGATGTCGATCGACACCTGGTTGCGCATCTCGGCGATCAGCGTCTCGCCGTCGTTCGCCACGCCCTCCATCAGGATGACGAAGGCGACGATGCCCTGGCCGGTGGTCTCGTCGGCGGCACCGATCACGGCGGCCTCGGCGACGGCCGGATGCGCCACCAGCGCCGATTCCACCTCGGCGGTGGAGATGCGGTGTCCGGAGACGTTCATGACGTCGTCCACGCGGCCGAGCACCCAGAGGGCGTGGTCGTCGTCGTACCGGGCGCCGTCGCCGGCGAAGTACCAGCCCTCGTCGGCGAAACGCGACCAGTAGGTGTCCTTGAAACGCTCCGGGTCGCCCCAGATGGTGCGCAGCATGCCCGGCCACGGGCGGTCGAGCACCAGGTACCCCTGCTCGCCGGCGCCGACCGGGTTGGCGTTGTCGTCGACGATGTTCGCGCTGATACCCGGCAGCGGCCGCATCGCCGAGCCCGGCTTGCACGCGGTGACGCCGGGCAGCGGGGCGATCATGATGCCGCCGGTCTCGGTCTGCCACCAGGTGTCGACGATCGGGCAGCGGCCCGCGCCGATCACCTCGTGGTACCAGCGCCACGCCTCCGGGTTGATCGGCTCGCCGACACTGCCCAGCAGACGCAGCGAGGTCAGGTCGTGGGCATCCGGGATCGCGCGGCCCCACTTCATGAAGGTGCGGATCAGCGTGGGTGCCGTGTAGTAGATGGTGACGCCATACTTCTCGATGATGTTGAAGTGGCGGTGCTCGTCCGGCGAATTCGGGGTGCCCTCGTAGATCACCTCGGTCGCGCCGTTGGAGAGCGGGCCGTACACGATGTACGAGTGCCCGGTGACCCAGCCGATGTCGGCGGTGCACCAGAAGACGTCGCGCCCCTCCTTGTGGTCGAACACGTTGTGGAAGGTGTAGTTGGCCTGCGTCAGGTAGCCGCCGGAGGTGTGGACGATGCCCTTCGGCTTGCCGGTGGTGCCGGAGGTGTAGAGCAGGAAGAGCGGGTGCTCGGCGTCGAACGCCTCCGGCTCGTGGTGCGGCGATGCCTCGCCGACGGTGTCCTCCCACCAGACGTCGCGACCGTCGACCCACGGCAGGTTCGGGTCGTGGTTGGTACGACGGACCACGATCACCTTCTCCACCGAGGGCGCGGCGTCGTCGCCGGTGCCCAGGGCCTCGTCGACGTGCGTCTTGAGCTCGGCGGGCTGGCCGCGGCGGAACTGACCGTCGGTGGTGATGACCACCTTGGCCTCGGCGTCGTCGACGCGCGAGCGCAGGGCGGCGGCGGAGAAGCCGGCGAAGACCACCGAGTGGGTCAGGCCGATGCGCGCGCAGGCGAGCATCGCGATGATCGCCTCGGGGACCATCGGCATGTAGACGGCGACGCGGTCACCGGCCTGCAGACCGATCGCGGCGAAGTAGTTCGCGGCCCGGGACACCTCGTCCTTGAGCTGGCTGTAGGTGATGTCGCGGCTGTCGCCGGGCTCGCCCACCCAGTGGATCGCGACGCGGTCGCCCTTACCGGCGGCGACATGGCGGTCGACGCAGTTGACGGCCACGTTCAGCTTGCCGTCCGAGTACCACTTGGCGAACGGCGCATCCGACCAGTCCAGGACGGTGCTGAACGGCGTCGCCCAGTCCAGGTTCCGCGCCTGCTCAGCCCAGAATTCGTCCGGATCGGCTTCGGCGCGGGCGTACATCGCCTCGGTGGCGTTGGCCTGCGCGGCGAATTCCGGGGACGGGGGATAGACCTGCTCGGTGGTGGACATCGGCTGCCTTTCGGTGGAGCGTGCTGAAGGTGAGGCTATGCACGGGGCATGGTGCAGAGCACCGGAGCCCGACATCTGTGAGGGTAGTCACTGGCGTCGCTGAGGGTAGTCGTGCATAGGTTGCGGGTGGGTTGCGCGCGGTGAGCGGTCGGTTCCGGGCGGTCGGTGGCCGACTACCCTGAACCGGGTGACCGCCGATCCGCTCGCCCCCCTGCTCGATCTCCCCGGCGTGGCCGAGGCCGCCGCCGAAGCGGGTGAGGCGTTGGCCGCCGTGCACCGTCATCCGGTGAATCTGCGGGGGTGGGACAAGACCTCGCGCGAGTCGTCGTGGCGCGGCGGCCGTAGTTCGGCCGCGATGGAGGGCGCGACCACCGAACTGAACCGTGAGCACGACTTCGACGATCCGGTGATGGCCGGCGCGATCCGCGTGGCGCAGGCCCTCGACCCGGACTCCCTCGATCGGGAGGTGGCGGTGTTCCGGCGCGCACCGATGCGGTCGCTCGCCCGGCTGCACTCGCTGGCCGCCGCCGAACTGGTCGACGACGACACCGAGCTGGGCCGCCCGCGGGCCGAGCCGCACATCGCGCAGCGGCTCGATCTGCTCGGCCAGCTGGTCACCGGCGCGACGCAGGTGCCCGCCGCCGTACTGGCGGCGGTCGTGCACGGCGAATTGCTGGCGCTGGCCCCGTTCGAGAAGGGGAACGCGGTCGTCGCGCGCGGGGCGTCGCGGCTGGTGACGGCGTCGACCGGGCTCGATCCGCATCTGCTCGGTGTGCCCGAGGTGTCGTGGCTGCGTCATCTCGGCGACTACCGGGAACTCTCCGCGCTGTTCGCCACCGGGGATCCGCAGGCGCTCGCCGACTGGATCGTGCTGAGTTGCCGGGCGATGACGGCCGGGGCGGCGGAAGCCCGGACCATCGCCGACGCCGCGCGTTCCTGACTTCCGCGCGGATCCGTATGCCGGTCGGGCCGTCTGCCGGTCGAGCGGATCCGCATGATGGTCGCCCCCCACGCGTATTGCGGGCGGCCCCCGTGCCGGTGAACCGGTCTCGGGTGCCGCCCGCGAGCACGGACGCAAGTTACCAAGCGTGCAAGGTGGGTTGTGGTCTCGCCTCGGCGAGGGAGGGAAGCTCCGGCCGGGCCGGGAACCTCGATGTCGCAGGCGCACAACACTTCTGCCAATGCGGCGCGCACCGCGTGGGTGCTTACCGTCCGTGCTGGGAACCATCGGATCAGGGGATCCGGATCTTCTCTTCCGATCCGGACTTTGCCTTCCCGGGGTTCCGTACCTACTTTCTACATGGTGATCCGCATCACATCAAGCCTTTGAGAAAACTTCACGCGGCGTGGTGTCGCCGATGGGAGATTCCGTAGGCCACCGCCGCCGCGGCGATCACGCCCACGCCGGCGGCCGCCGCGGCCGTCCAGCCACGAGTCGCCGGGCTCGACCAGTCGACCAGCGGTGCCGGATTCGGAAAGTCGAGGATCTCCCAGTCGTGGGCGAGCGCGTGCGCGCGCAGCGCCTTGTCCGGATTGACGACGGCGCGGTGTCCCGCGGTCTCCAGCATCGGGATGTCGGTGCTCGAATCGGAGTAGGCGTAGCACTCCGCGAGGTCGTAGCCGCGTTCCTCGGCGAGCTCGCGCATCGCGCGCGCCTTCTCCTCGCCGTAGCAGTAGAACTCGATCCGGCCCGAGTAGTGGCCGTCGACCACCTCCATCCGGGTGGCGCGGACGGTGTCGACGCCCAGCATGACGCCGATCGGTTCCACCATCTCCATGCCGGAGGCGGAGATCAGGATGATGTCGCGCCCGGCCGCACGGTGCTCGGCGATCAGTTCGGCGGCCTCGGTGAAGATCACCGGGCGCACCACGTCGTCGAGCGTCTCGGTGACGATCGACGAGACGGTGGCCGCTTCCCAGCCGGTGCACATGTCGGTGACGTGCTGGCGCATCTTCTCGACCTGGTCGGTGTGATCGGAGGTCAGGACGAATTGGAGCTGAGCGATCGCCGACCGCAGCATGCCGCGTTTGCTGAGCAGCCCGCCGTCGTAGAAGTGCCTGGTGAAGGCCAGTGCGCTCGACCGGGCGATGACCGTCTTGTCCAGGTCGAAGAAAGCCGCGGACCGGCCGGGCGACGTCGATGTCACAAATGGAGAGAATACGTACATTCCTTGACCGCTGAGTCAGGAACGAGCGAATTTCAACTTGCGGATAGTTGGAGTTGCAAAGGTTGTCGGCGCGCGTGTACCTTCGCAAGTGTCCGGCTTCGGCCGGCGCTTTCAGCCCGACCCCCCGGGGCTGAAAGCAGATGACCCCGGCCTCCTCCCCCCTGGCCGGGGTCGTCCCTATTCCGGGGTATTTCTCGCCCTCGGAGCGCTACCCTCCTCGCATGCGGAAGACTCTCGGCGCGCTCTGCGCCGCGCTGCTGGCGACGGTGTTCGGGCTGATGACGGCCGGTCCGGCGGGTGCCGCGCCGTCGTCGAAGCTCCCGGAGAACTACAACTTCTTCGGCGGGATCCCGTACGAGCTGGCGCACCCCGGCGGTGATCTGCCCGGTGCCAACGACTGGTCGTGCAAGCCCAGCCCCGAACACCCGCGGCCGGTGATCCTGGTGCACGGCACCGGGGGCGCCAAGACCACCAACTGGGGGTCGTACGTGCCGATGCTCCGCAACCGCGGGTACTGCGTGTACGCGCTCACCTACGGGGCGCTGCCCGGGCTGCCGTGGCCGTTCACCGCGATCGGCGGCATGGACCGGATCGACATCAGCGCGCACCAGCTCGACGCCTTCGTCGAGAAGGTGCGCAAGTCCACCGGCGCGCCGACGGTCGACCTGGTCGGCCACTCGCAGGGCACCTACATGCCGACTTATTACCTGAAGTACCTCGGCGGGGCGGACAAGGTGACCGACTACGTCTCGCTGGCGCCGCTGTGGCGCGGGACCGGGTCGGTGAATCCAGTGATGACGCAGCTCGGTGAGGCGATCGGTGCGGTGCCGCTGCCGTTCTGCGTGGGTTGCGGCGGGATGCTGCCCGGCTCGCCGATGAACAAGAAGATCTGGCGCGGCGGCAGCCCGTATGTGAAGGGCGTCCGCTACACCAACATCAGCACCCGGTACGACGAGATGGTGGTGCCCTACACCGCCGGGCAGGTCCCCGGCCGTCCCGGCGAGGACGTCACGAACATCGTCGTGCAGGACACCTGCGCGCAGGACTACAGCGATCACATGGCGATCGCGGGGTCCCGCCGCGCGGCGTACATGGTGCTGAACGCCCTCGACCCGCAGCACCCGGTGACGGTGCCGTGCGAGGTGGTCCCGCCCTTCACCGGCTGAGCCGCGCCGGCCGCGGAGAGATACTCGTCGCCGGACATCCGGCGGCCTGTGGACAACTCTCACCTCACTCGAACGACCTGTGGACAACACACTGGCGTGATCCGTCGTGTGCGCTCACGCTGGGCACATGAGCGAGACGCTGCTGGTCCTGACCGGCGAGGTGCTGCAGGGTGACGTCGCCCGCTGCGGCGCGGCGGCCGGGTACCGGATCGTGGTCGGCGACCCGGCGCGCTGCCGGCACGACTGGCTGCGGGCCGGTGCGGTGGTGGTCGACGGCGACGCCCTCGGGCGGCTCACCGAATCCCGGCTGCCCGCGCGGCCAGGGGTGCTGGTGGTGTCCGGGTCGGGAACCGACGCGCGCACCTGGCGCAACGGACTGGCGGCGGGTGCGCAGGGCGGATATGTGCTGCCCGACGACGAGGCCGCGCTCGTCGCGGCGCTCTCGGCGGTCCGGCAGCCGCGGCGCGGTGCGGCACCGTCGGTCGCGCTGGTCGGCGGTCACGGCGGGGCAGGGGTGAGCACGATGGCGGTGGTGCTGGCGCAGTGCGCCAGCCGGTCGGGAAGTCCGGTCCTTCTGCTCGACGCCGAGCCCGGCGGCGCGGGCCTGGACCTGCTGCTCGGCGCCGAAGACACCCCGGGGCTGCGCTGGGGTGACATCACCGGGGAGACCGGCAGCATCGCCGGACAGGCGCTGTCGGCGGCGCTCCCGCGATGCGGCGCACGTCTGAAATTCTTGACGTCCCGGCGTGACGACGGCACACCGTTGTCCGCGGAGACGGTGCTGACGGTCGTCGACGCCGCGCGCGCCCACGGCGACACGGTGATCGCCGACGCGGGCCGCGCCGTCGACGCGGCCGCGCTCGGTGTGCTCGACTCGGCCGACCTGGCGGTGGTGATGACCACCGCTTCGGTCCCCGCCGTGGCGGCCACCCGTAAGCTCGTCACCCGCGCTCGACTCGGCGGCCAGGCGAGGCTGCTCGTCCGTGGCCCCGCGCCAGGTGGACTGTCCGCCGGGCAGGTGGCCGAGGCCGTCGGACTGCCGCTGCTCGCCGCGCTGCGGAGCCGCCGGGCACTGGCGCGATCCGGTGAGGAGGGCGGACTCCGGCCCGGCCGGCGGGGCCCGGAAACGGTGGCCGCCCGCGCCGTACTGGACGCCCTCGCCGGCCCACGGGGAGGACGACGATGACCGCCACCCGTCAGCGGCATGCCGACCTGCTCGCCCGGGTCCGTGAACGGCTCGCCGCGCACGCCGCCGAACCGGACGCCGAGACCATCGCCGACGCCGTGCGCGCCGAATCGGGTGGCCTGCTCTCGGACACCGATCTCCTCGCGGCGCTGCGGTATCTGCAGACCGAGCTGGTCGGCGCCGGGCCGCTGGAGACGCTGCTGGCCGACCCGGCGGTCACCGACATCCTGGTCACCGCGCCGGACCGGGTCTGGGTGGAGCGGGGCCGTGGACTGGAACCGGCGGCGGTCGCCTTCGACGACGAG
The nucleotide sequence above comes from Gordonia sp. PP30. Encoded proteins:
- a CDS encoding oxidoreductase; its protein translation is MTADPLAPLLDLPGVAEAAAEAGEALAAVHRHPVNLRGWDKTSRESSWRGGRSSAAMEGATTELNREHDFDDPVMAGAIRVAQALDPDSLDREVAVFRRAPMRSLARLHSLAAAELVDDDTELGRPRAEPHIAQRLDLLGQLVTGATQVPAAVLAAVVHGELLALAPFEKGNAVVARGASRLVTASTGLDPHLLGVPEVSWLRHLGDYRELSALFATGDPQALADWIVLSCRAMTAGAAEARTIADAARS
- a CDS encoding alpha/beta fold hydrolase; translated protein: MRKTLGALCAALLATVFGLMTAGPAGAAPSSKLPENYNFFGGIPYELAHPGGDLPGANDWSCKPSPEHPRPVILVHGTGGAKTTNWGSYVPMLRNRGYCVYALTYGALPGLPWPFTAIGGMDRIDISAHQLDAFVEKVRKSTGAPTVDLVGHSQGTYMPTYYLKYLGGADKVTDYVSLAPLWRGTGSVNPVMTQLGEAIGAVPLPFCVGCGGMLPGSPMNKKIWRGGSPYVKGVRYTNISTRYDEMVVPYTAGQVPGRPGEDVTNIVVQDTCAQDYSDHMAIAGSRRAAYMVLNALDPQHPVTVPCEVVPPFTG
- the acs gene encoding acetate--CoA ligase → MSTTEQVYPPSPEFAAQANATEAMYARAEADPDEFWAEQARNLDWATPFSTVLDWSDAPFAKWYSDGKLNVAVNCVDRHVAAGKGDRVAIHWVGEPGDSRDITYSQLKDEVSRAANYFAAIGLQAGDRVAVYMPMVPEAIIAMLACARIGLTHSVVFAGFSAAALRSRVDDAEAKVVITTDGQFRRGQPAELKTHVDEALGTGDDAAPSVEKVIVVRRTNHDPNLPWVDGRDVWWEDTVGEASPHHEPEAFDAEHPLFLLYTSGTTGKPKGIVHTSGGYLTQANYTFHNVFDHKEGRDVFWCTADIGWVTGHSYIVYGPLSNGATEVIYEGTPNSPDEHRHFNIIEKYGVTIYYTAPTLIRTFMKWGRAIPDAHDLTSLRLLGSVGEPINPEAWRWYHEVIGAGRCPIVDTWWQTETGGIMIAPLPGVTACKPGSAMRPLPGISANIVDDNANPVGAGEQGYLVLDRPWPGMLRTIWGDPERFKDTYWSRFADEGWYFAGDGARYDDDHALWVLGRVDDVMNVSGHRISTAEVESALVAHPAVAEAAVIGAADETTGQGIVAFVILMEGVANDGETLIAEMRNQVSIDISPIAKPREINIVPELPKTRSGKIMRRLLKDVAEGRELGDTSTLVDPSVFEAIRAKRS
- the ssd gene encoding septum site-determining protein Ssd, translated to MSETLLVLTGEVLQGDVARCGAAAGYRIVVGDPARCRHDWLRAGAVVVDGDALGRLTESRLPARPGVLVVSGSGTDARTWRNGLAAGAQGGYVLPDDEAALVAALSAVRQPRRGAAPSVALVGGHGGAGVSTMAVVLAQCASRSGSPVLLLDAEPGGAGLDLLLGAEDTPGLRWGDITGETGSIAGQALSAALPRCGARLKFLTSRRDDGTPLSAETVLTVVDAARAHGDTVIADAGRAVDAAALGVLDSADLAVVMTTASVPAVAATRKLVTRARLGGQARLLVRGPAPGGLSAGQVAEAVGLPLLAALRSRRALARSGEEGGLRPGRRGPETVAARAVLDALAGPRGGRR
- a CDS encoding HAD-IB family hydrolase, which gives rise to MTSTSPGRSAAFFDLDKTVIARSSALAFTRHFYDGGLLSKRGMLRSAIAQLQFVLTSDHTDQVEKMRQHVTDMCTGWEAATVSSIVTETLDDVVRPVIFTEAAELIAEHRAAGRDIILISASGMEMVEPIGVMLGVDTVRATRMEVVDGHYSGRIEFYCYGEEKARAMRELAEERGYDLAECYAYSDSSTDIPMLETAGHRAVVNPDKALRAHALAHDWEILDFPNPAPLVDWSSPATRGWTAAAAAGVGVIAAAAVAYGISHRRHHAA